In a genomic window of Candidatus Zixiibacteriota bacterium:
- a CDS encoding ABC transporter ATP-binding protein: MIQSLWQRAFQPLSYLWRLRSVVRRYRRHLIGLGLLGTAASLQPMITPQVTREIIDVAYPARDFHLFFLLTAFIVGLNLITAVIESLATYLSTYVNNLITFRIRMKVFHALNRVPVSYVESHHSGMFLERIAGDADQTSGMLSAIVPQVISLLLTTVLTLVMMANISSLVTVLVLAIIPLYYVTSSILALKLRVWQQRMRMKDEQLTTGAIEAIQGVPTARIFGIGNWLRKLYTGLLRDKIKMSFGIWRVQLIYGRMSWAVSYFWGILLTFGGWYLVFQDRLTLGDAVALGMYIPLLLRPAQQLLGLYQSLIASSVPAQRVTEVLDEARKTNMVSAHDGFRLTEGVRLQGVRFAYRDNAWCLNNISLDLKFGETVVIVGATGSGKTTLMRLLAGMFDTYEGDILADGIPLSSIRTSSYQANVAMVMADNFFFSGSIMENMRMAGPNIDQSQVRETAKILALDKWLESLPNGYDTRLGVGGIRLSSGQTQKIAVLRALLKKPRLLLLDELTSAMDVESERRILDGLQVLRPAANMTILTTHRLALTREPWVNKIVVLDDGAIVEQGSIDELYVRNGEYRRLMELAGLGRLN, encoded by the coding sequence ATGATTCAATCATTATGGCAGCGCGCCTTTCAGCCGTTGTCTTACCTCTGGCGGCTGCGAAGCGTGGTCCGACGCTATCGCCGGCATCTCATCGGCCTTGGATTGCTGGGTACCGCCGCCTCACTGCAGCCGATGATTACACCTCAGGTCACCCGGGAGATTATCGATGTGGCCTATCCTGCTCGGGATTTCCACTTATTCTTCTTGCTCACGGCCTTCATTGTCGGGCTGAATCTCATCACCGCGGTTATCGAGTCGCTGGCCACTTATCTTTCAACGTATGTCAATAATCTGATCACTTTCAGAATCCGCATGAAAGTTTTCCATGCCTTGAACCGGGTGCCGGTATCTTATGTCGAATCGCATCACTCGGGGATGTTTCTGGAACGGATCGCCGGCGATGCCGACCAGACTTCGGGGATGCTTTCCGCCATCGTTCCCCAAGTAATCTCGCTTCTTTTGACGACGGTGTTGACACTGGTGATGATGGCGAATATCAGTTCCCTTGTGACTGTGCTGGTTTTGGCCATCATACCCCTTTATTACGTGACCAGCAGTATTCTGGCACTTAAGCTGCGCGTGTGGCAGCAACGGATGAGAATGAAGGATGAGCAATTAACCACCGGCGCCATCGAGGCGATCCAGGGTGTGCCGACGGCGAGAATTTTTGGAATCGGCAACTGGCTTAGGAAACTGTACACCGGATTGCTCCGCGACAAAATCAAAATGTCTTTCGGCATCTGGCGCGTCCAACTGATTTACGGCCGCATGAGTTGGGCGGTGTCATATTTCTGGGGGATTCTGCTTACTTTCGGCGGCTGGTATCTTGTTTTTCAGGATCGGCTGACGCTTGGTGATGCGGTCGCACTGGGCATGTATATACCTCTTTTGTTGCGTCCGGCGCAGCAGTTGCTCGGCCTGTACCAATCCCTAATTGCCTCTTCTGTCCCGGCCCAGCGCGTGACCGAGGTTTTGGACGAGGCGCGGAAGACAAACATGGTGTCGGCCCATGACGGTTTCCGACTTACGGAAGGTGTGCGGCTTCAAGGCGTCAGATTCGCTTATCGCGATAATGCCTGGTGCCTGAACAATATTTCGCTCGATCTCAAATTCGGCGAAACAGTCGTGATTGTCGGCGCCACCGGAAGCGGTAAAACTACCCTCATGCGGCTCCTCGCCGGCATGTTTGATACCTACGAGGGAGATATTCTGGCCGATGGCATCCCTCTTTCAAGTATCAGAACCTCCTCGTATCAGGCCAATGTCGCCATGGTAATGGCCGATAATTTCTTCTTCAGCGGCTCAATCATGGAAAATATGCGCATGGCCGGTCCGAATATCGATCAATCCCAGGTAAGAGAGACGGCGAAAATCCTTGCGCTTGATAAATGGCTGGAATCGCTCCCCAACGGCTACGATACTCGGCTGGGAGTCGGTGGTATTCGTCTCTCCTCAGGACAGACCCAGAAAATCGCCGTCCTGCGAGCCCTCTTGAAAAAACCGCGCTTGCTCCTGCTGGATGAACTCACCTCCGCTATGGATGTCGAATCGGAACGCCGCATCCTTGACGGCTTGCAGGTACTTCGACCGGCCGCCAACATGACCATCCTGACCACGCACCGGCTGGCGCTGACCCGCGAGCCATGGGTAAATAAGATTGTCGTGCTGGATGATGGTGCTATCGTGGAACAGGGGTCGATTGATGAGTTATATGTTCGCAACGGCGAGTACCGCCGCCTGATGGAGTTGGCCGGACTTGGGCGGTTGAATTGA
- a CDS encoding radical SAM protein, protein MDYVGNEIYVVAPSVRLRNEGKYVIVAFPGPAATPFIRLDPIETVVTTLFDGKRTCDEVAEISSVMVYDETADRRDEAKTMLQRVLQKYSQPQGGVETPLLIPLSTLNQKQRNQIPYYRTTDYIIKTENYRPNDTQLSFPLSVLWLLTNECQTNCQYCYMEKQPVTRENLLPFERVKEIAEEASQGGMMAIYVSGGDVLCYPHLLDFLGLMSEYEYQPTVLATKSYVSLETARRLLEYRYVKGIQFSIDSTVPEIADFLVQCPGFVERTMTSIRNCQEAGFKTIEAKCVITPYNLPAIPKLYRDLKAMGLSEIRLATYCKSGYHHSDRLFNHPEDYHWLDKQIIKLNAEFPADKIFYQNGAPQVMPRPKEEVGETWKRRSACTAGRSNLTICANGRVVACEQMPEREGDYLGDLRTQSILDIWHSKKVDEYLLHPSRESFKGTACFECEEFDECQSSYGQCVRDCVVHYGTRWCPSPICPRAPEKYMRTM, encoded by the coding sequence ATGGATTATGTGGGAAATGAAATCTATGTTGTGGCTCCCTCGGTGCGTCTTCGAAATGAGGGAAAATATGTAATCGTCGCATTCCCCGGCCCTGCTGCGACACCGTTCATCCGTTTAGACCCGATAGAGACAGTAGTGACGACTCTATTCGATGGAAAAAGAACCTGTGATGAGGTAGCCGAAATAAGCTCGGTCATGGTGTACGATGAAACCGCTGACCGGAGAGACGAAGCCAAAACCATGCTCCAAAGAGTACTCCAGAAATATTCCCAGCCGCAGGGGGGTGTCGAAACACCTCTCTTGATTCCGTTGTCGACCTTGAATCAGAAACAACGCAACCAAATTCCCTATTACCGGACGACCGATTACATCATAAAAACGGAAAACTATCGCCCCAATGACACCCAATTATCGTTCCCCCTTAGCGTTCTGTGGCTTCTGACTAACGAGTGCCAGACCAACTGCCAGTACTGTTACATGGAAAAGCAACCTGTCACCAGGGAGAACCTATTACCCTTCGAAAGGGTTAAGGAAATCGCCGAGGAAGCTTCCCAAGGCGGCATGATGGCTATCTACGTTTCAGGCGGGGATGTCCTTTGCTACCCGCATTTATTGGATTTTCTCGGATTGATGAGTGAATATGAATACCAGCCGACCGTGCTGGCCACCAAGTCCTATGTTTCCCTTGAGACGGCCCGGCGCCTCCTTGAATATAGATATGTGAAAGGCATTCAATTCAGTATAGATTCAACCGTCCCCGAAATCGCCGATTTTCTTGTGCAGTGCCCGGGATTTGTCGAAAGAACTATGACCTCGATTCGCAATTGCCAGGAAGCGGGATTTAAGACCATTGAAGCGAAATGTGTCATTACACCATATAATCTACCTGCGATTCCTAAGCTTTATCGTGATTTAAAGGCCATGGGGCTGTCCGAGATTCGCCTGGCAACCTATTGCAAGAGCGGTTATCATCACAGCGACAGATTATTTAATCATCCGGAGGATTACCATTGGCTCGACAAGCAGATCATCAAGTTAAATGCGGAGTTTCCGGCCGATAAAATCTTCTATCAGAACGGCGCCCCTCAAGTCATGCCAAGACCAAAGGAGGAAGTCGGGGAGACTTGGAAGAGAAGAAGCGCTTGTACGGCGGGCCGGTCGAATCTTACAATTTGCGCCAACGGCAGGGTAGTGGCCTGCGAGCAAATGCCGGAGCGGGAAGGAGATTATCTGGGCGATTTGCGGACGCAATCCATATTGGATATCTGGCATAGCAAAAAGGTGGATGAATATCTGCTGCACCCTTCGCGGGAGAGCTTCAAAGGCACCGCCTGTTTTGAATGCGAAGAGTTCGACGAGTGTCAATCCTCCTATGGGCAATGCGTCAGAGATTGTGTCGTTCATTATGGTACCCGATGGTGCCCGTCGCCCATATGCCCCCGGGCGCCCGAAAAGTATATGAGAACGATGTAG
- a CDS encoding choice-of-anchor D domain-containing protein: MNPSILRHYLKTISLICFMGLSVTTLLLALTPEASGYDAVACAIKDCMNCTQPHPAEACLGGLPPSGDCVCYTDFTLQFKQKVHLTAFNIDKSCGGGRSGFFIIRKTDWTEAYSWDMGDPVINWVFDAEIDAGTYRLEPSAQWGGDYCVEYWSGPPNCSGDLTVGSSDFDDVNTGNCSAWKTATFKNNGNMSFSIGGIISGHPAFQLDLSGIPGTLDPGASFTFKVRFCAPGGLINSTPYSAFITVNYTCNSVAYSRQLSFTAMAHVPRGELSVPSTFDVGSADWTLPPPGNQVTKNLNIENTGDAAMTVTVTMIDDAGGVFSFPSGSAVGNINGSSSKNLAIRATVTAEATYTGEIRVVADYGGGYSDSKTVQLQALGHHPVPRLHLYTTDIDYGEVEIDYSFHQAIKIGNDGDAPLTFDIALQDPADPDVSEFTLDLGPKGPIAPGSFQLYEMTYHPTTTGNKDVVLVIDNTNEEPPTSHTVNLHGMGTDPIPLSTMLVTDRSGSMDGKAGDVRKIEAASMAGTLYSNLVRDTWDWLGITKYNQNNSTPIPLAAISTNRAAAQTLLNDITGELLPDGSTCIGGAMQTAAAQYSSSPAANASAMILLTDGKENVAPWIADVKDPIFTANPNLRIYCVGIGDPLETDPYAIEGIEVSKFQEISEHNGAFFQVFESLSGENRYALEAFYFKVFAAATGQQIVLDPLYVLAPSPSPILVTTIDIVTSDRSADFLAVSDLFRIKGMEFRVMLQDPTGQIMESGAAIGGISVHVKSWGNCKLVRVKFPPRNMSDCYAGTWKVYLQPVPERMVSELTSLNVTASMPNSIPIAVMASVGSDYRLQASLTPGEVLEGQPIHIIAQTSEAWWPNPEATVTATVTKPDGSSVSELLYDDGQHNDGNNHDATFGLDFTKTSQKGVYTFLIRSMGVTDRGESVTREALLTKYVGSKIPPRPTEEGCLPCWLLRLIFALILLLLLLILILIIRCCCRKQYRTVG, from the coding sequence GATTTGTTTTATGGGGCTTTCGGTAACGACCCTGCTGCTGGCATTAACACCGGAGGCATCCGGTTACGATGCTGTCGCATGCGCCATAAAGGATTGTATGAATTGCACCCAACCACACCCCGCCGAGGCGTGTCTTGGCGGTCTGCCCCCTTCGGGCGACTGTGTTTGCTATACCGATTTCACTCTGCAATTCAAACAAAAGGTTCACCTTACCGCATTCAACATCGACAAGAGTTGCGGCGGCGGACGCAGCGGTTTTTTCATCATTCGCAAAACAGATTGGACCGAGGCCTACAGTTGGGATATGGGTGACCCCGTTATTAATTGGGTTTTTGATGCTGAGATTGACGCAGGAACTTATCGTCTTGAGCCGTCGGCTCAATGGGGCGGGGATTACTGCGTGGAATATTGGTCCGGCCCGCCCAATTGCTCGGGAGACTTAACCGTAGGTTCCAGTGATTTCGACGATGTCAATACGGGTAATTGCAGCGCCTGGAAAACCGCTACTTTCAAGAACAACGGTAATATGTCGTTTAGTATCGGGGGGATTATCTCGGGTCATCCGGCCTTCCAACTCGATCTCAGCGGAATTCCGGGGACTCTCGATCCGGGGGCAAGTTTTACATTCAAAGTGAGATTCTGCGCCCCTGGGGGATTAATTAATAGCACGCCTTATTCTGCCTTCATAACGGTCAACTACACCTGCAACAGTGTGGCTTATTCTCGTCAGCTCTCGTTTACCGCGATGGCTCATGTGCCGCGGGGAGAATTATCGGTCCCGTCCACTTTTGACGTCGGTTCGGCCGACTGGACATTGCCGCCGCCCGGCAATCAGGTTACTAAGAATCTCAATATCGAGAACACCGGTGATGCTGCAATGACTGTCACCGTCACCATGATCGATGATGCCGGCGGCGTTTTCTCATTTCCCAGCGGCAGCGCGGTCGGCAATATCAATGGCTCCTCATCAAAGAATCTTGCCATCAGAGCAACCGTTACCGCCGAAGCAACTTATACGGGTGAGATTCGGGTTGTGGCTGATTACGGCGGGGGATATAGCGATTCCAAAACAGTGCAACTGCAAGCGCTGGGTCACCATCCGGTACCGAGACTGCATCTGTATACCACCGATATCGATTATGGTGAAGTCGAAATCGATTACTCGTTTCACCAGGCGATAAAGATCGGCAATGATGGCGACGCACCCCTGACTTTCGATATTGCTCTGCAGGACCCGGCCGACCCGGATGTAAGTGAATTCACGCTCGACCTGGGACCTAAAGGACCGATCGCCCCGGGCTCCTTCCAACTCTATGAAATGACTTATCATCCGACCACGACCGGAAATAAGGATGTCGTTTTGGTCATCGACAACACCAATGAGGAACCGCCTACTTCACATACAGTTAATCTGCACGGCATGGGCACCGATCCGATCCCACTATCCACCATGCTTGTCACGGACCGTTCGGGGAGCATGGATGGCAAGGCCGGAGATGTTCGGAAAATTGAGGCCGCCAGTATGGCCGGTACTCTCTATTCCAATCTGGTCCGTGATACCTGGGACTGGCTTGGAATAACCAAGTATAACCAGAACAACTCTACGCCTATCCCGCTGGCGGCGATTTCAACCAATCGGGCCGCGGCTCAGACTCTCCTGAACGATATAACCGGGGAACTATTGCCGGATGGAAGCACCTGCATCGGCGGGGCCATGCAGACCGCCGCCGCCCAGTACAGCTCCAGCCCGGCGGCAAATGCCTCCGCCATGATTCTTCTAACCGACGGCAAGGAGAATGTCGCTCCCTGGATCGCCGATGTCAAAGATCCCATCTTTACGGCCAACCCAAACCTCCGAATTTACTGTGTCGGTATTGGCGATCCATTGGAAACCGATCCTTACGCTATCGAGGGAATTGAGGTTTCCAAGTTCCAGGAGATCTCCGAGCACAATGGCGCTTTCTTTCAGGTTTTCGAATCACTTTCCGGCGAGAATCGCTATGCTCTCGAGGCTTTTTACTTCAAAGTCTTCGCAGCGGCTACCGGGCAACAGATTGTGCTCGATCCCCTTTATGTGCTGGCGCCATCACCGTCACCAATTTTGGTAACGACAATTGACATTGTAACGTCAGATCGGAGTGCCGATTTTCTTGCGGTCAGCGACCTCTTCCGCATCAAAGGGATGGAATTCCGTGTCATGCTCCAGGACCCTACCGGTCAAATCATGGAATCGGGAGCGGCCATAGGTGGAATCAGCGTGCATGTCAAATCATGGGGCAATTGCAAACTCGTTCGAGTCAAATTCCCGCCAAGAAATATGTCCGACTGTTACGCCGGCACCTGGAAAGTCTACCTGCAACCCGTGCCCGAAAGAATGGTGAGCGAATTGACATCTCTCAACGTGACAGCTTCGATGCCCAACAGCATACCGATAGCCGTCATGGCCTCGGTCGGTTCCGACTATCGGTTGCAGGCATCCCTTACTCCCGGTGAAGTTCTGGAAGGACAGCCCATACATATCATCGCTCAGACTTCCGAAGCCTGGTGGCCCAATCCTGAGGCTACCGTTACTGCGACCGTGACAAAACCTGATGGTTCTTCCGTTTCCGAACTCCTTTATGATGACGGGCAGCACAATGACGGTAATAATCATGACGCCACCTTTGGGCTTGATTTTACTAAAACTTCGCAGAAAGGCGTTTATACGTTTCTCATCAGAAGTATGGGAGTGACTGACCGGGGTGAGAGCGTAACCAGAGAGGCCTTGTTAACCAAATATGTCGGAAGCAAGATTCCTCCACGACCGACCGAGGAAGGATGTTTGCCTTGCTGGCTGCTGCGTCTAATATTCGCCCTGATATTACTGCTTCTCTTGCTCATCTTGATTCTTATTATTCGTTGCTGCTGTCGGAAACAGTATCGCACGGTCGGATAA
- a CDS encoding energy transducer TonB — MRIKSIAFYAFPLLFLCLFINSTDARDKKYRGENDFVAVDSPPVMVFEATPAYPDSANANKIEGIVWIKALVDENGKVIEAKALKCSAMGYDFEEAALEAARKCEYTPAKQKEKPVSVWVTYKVEFALAEGYKEGE; from the coding sequence ATGCGAATCAAATCAATCGCGTTCTACGCCTTCCCATTACTCTTTCTCTGCCTTTTTATTAATTCCACTGATGCCAGAGATAAGAAATACCGCGGCGAGAATGACTTTGTGGCGGTTGATTCGCCGCCTGTCATGGTTTTTGAAGCAACCCCGGCTTACCCGGATTCCGCCAATGCAAATAAAATCGAAGGGATAGTCTGGATTAAGGCCCTGGTCGATGAAAATGGTAAGGTGATCGAAGCCAAAGCCCTTAAATGTAGTGCCATGGGTTATGATTTCGAAGAAGCGGCGTTGGAAGCGGCTAGAAAATGCGAATATACCCCGGCCAAGCAGAAAGAAAAGCCAGTATCGGTCTGGGTAACTTATAAAGTAGAATTCGCTTTGGCCGAGGGTTATAAGGAAGGAGAATAG
- a CDS encoding TetR/AcrR family transcriptional regulator produces MDSITANRSETARKILEAAREEFAENGLYGARVEQIARRAGINKAMIYYHFHSKDELYQKVIEDHLTQIGNFLELNIPGDHNIDSFLYNMAGFFNLMFRQRRSFAPIFLRELASGGERVRDTFTRIMSAKGLNKTLLGIIDEGKEKGLFREIDSTQAMVSFIGMNLYYLLASPVINSVLEIKDEKDFREKRQKEVVDLFLYGLKAR; encoded by the coding sequence ATGGATTCTATTACTGCCAACCGATCCGAAACCGCACGCAAAATCCTCGAGGCGGCGCGTGAGGAATTCGCCGAAAACGGCCTGTATGGCGCCCGGGTCGAACAGATCGCCCGCCGGGCCGGAATCAACAAGGCGATGATCTATTATCACTTTCATTCCAAAGATGAACTTTACCAGAAGGTAATTGAGGATCATCTGACACAGATTGGCAATTTCCTCGAGTTGAATATCCCCGGCGATCACAATATCGATTCTTTCCTTTACAATATGGCCGGTTTCTTCAATCTCATGTTTCGCCAGCGCCGGAGCTTTGCCCCTATCTTCCTCCGCGAACTGGCCTCCGGCGGCGAAAGAGTCCGTGATACCTTCACCAGGATAATGTCGGCCAAAGGATTGAATAAGACCTTGCTCGGTATCATTGACGAGGGAAAGGAAAAAGGCTTATTCCGTGAAATTGACAGCACGCAGGCGATGGTGTCGTTTATCGGCATGAACCTTTATTACCTGCTGGCCTCACCGGTTATAAACTCTGTTCTGGAGATAAAAGATGAAAAAGATTTCCGCGAAAAACGTCAGAAAGAGGTGGTCGACCTCTTTTTGTACGGCCTTAAAGCCAGATAA